In Caloenas nicobarica isolate bCalNic1 chromosome 35, bCalNic1.hap1, whole genome shotgun sequence, a single window of DNA contains:
- the LOC136000773 gene encoding LOW QUALITY PROTEIN: E3 ubiquitin-protein ligase TRIM21-like (The sequence of the model RefSeq protein was modified relative to this genomic sequence to represent the inferred CDS: deleted 1 base in 1 codon; substituted 1 base at 1 genomic stop codon), protein MCPHVGWPWGAPAPGEGRDGSSRCSPWSGFAGGDVPTEPSAGTASGSAQFRFCWRTSLLNFSPSRPPXTTRRKTKLVKPMATQRRREKALCFLCREPFKALVSFKGCGHRVCSSCAGRLHVGVTNPCPLCFLVPPASKDGDDEEGRQRDGEDGGRQPAKPLKKLCQEHQEALEMFCKEEGRPVCRRCAVSPTHRGHAVVPLEEAAEEHRAKLEAAAKLLQQQKVELQSWASQEEKKLEEWKDKTSRESKKLEKEFEKLHNFLYEEEKKLQQRLKREKKETATKLGTNITQMTEQSQELGLLIRKINRRCRQPPLGLLKGVEKLLSRSQNFHARKPDAVPTELQGAYDLPTGCIFEFLNRFKVAMTLDPTSAHPSLLLSADGRSVTHGDARQDLPRHPERFDPYVFVLGSRRIAAGRCYWEVDVGDKSEWDLGVCKEAARRKGTGPLNPPAGFWRLWLRNNDQYKVLAARPVAIAVAAKPRRVGIYVDYDGGDVAFYDATNRRHLYTYSGAFAGALRPLFSPGLARGGANAEPLVLCCSFEPK, encoded by the exons ATGTGTCCGCACGTGGGGTGGCCTTGGGGTGCTCCTGCACCCGGGGAGGGACGTGATGGCTCCTCCAGGTGTTCTCCCTGGTCTGGGTTTGCTGGTGGGGACGTCCCCACGGAGCCGAGCGCAGGAACCGCCTCCGGATCAGCTCAGTTTCGTTTCTGCTGGAGG ACCTCCCTCCTGAACTTCAGCCCGTCCCGCCCTCCCTGAACAACGAGGCGGAAAACGAAACTGGTGAAGCCGATGGCGACTCAGCGACGCCGGGAGAAGGCTTTGTGCTTCCTTTGCCGGGAGCCCTTCAAGGCCTTGGTGTCCTTCAAGGGCTGCGGCCATCGCGTTTGCAGCTCTTGCGCCGGCCGGTTGCACGTGGGCGTCACCAACCCGTGTCCCCTGTGTTTCCTCGTCCCTCCAGCATCGAAAGACGGCGACGACGAGGAGGGACgccagagggatggagaggacGGCGGCCGACAACCGGCGAAGCCCCTCAAGAAGCTTTGCCAGGAGCACCAGGAAGCCCTGGAGATGTTCTGCAAGGAGGAGGGACGGCCCGTCTGCCGGCGCTGCGCCGTGTCGCCGACCCATCGCGGCCACGCCGTGGTTCCCCTCGAGGAGGCGGCCGAGGAGCACAGG GCGAAGCTGGAGGCGGCTGCgaagctcctgcagcagcagaaggtggaACTTCAGAGCTGGGCGtcccaggaggagaagaagTTGGAAGAGTGGAAG GATAAAACTTCCAGAGAGAgcaagaagctggagaaggagtTTGAGAAGCTCCACAACTTCCTGTACGAAGAAGAGAAGAAGCTCCAGCAGAGGCTGAAGCGGGAGAAGAAGGAAACGGCCACCAAGTTGGGCACCAACATCACGCAGATGACggagcagagccaggagctgggTCTCCTCATCCGTAAGATCAACAGGAGGTGCCGGCAGCCGCCTTTGGGGCTCCTGAAG GGTGTGGAGAAACTGCTGAGCAG GAGCCAAAATTTCCACGCGCGGAAACCGGACGCCGTTCCCACCGAGCTGCAGGGGGCGTACGACCTCCCCACCGGCTGCATTTTTGAGTTTCTAAACCGATTTAAAG TGGCCATGACCTTGGACCCGACGTCCGCCCACCCCAGCCTCCTCCTGTCCGCGGACGGCCGGTCGGTGACACACGGCGACGCGCGGCAAGACCTGCCCCGCCACCCCGAGCGCTTCGACCCCTACGTCTTCGTCCTGGGGTCGCGGCGGATCGCGGCGGGACGCTGCTACTGGGAGGTGGACGTCGGCGACAAGAGCGAGTGGGACCTcggggtgtgcaaggaggccgCGAGGAGGAAGGGGACGGGTCCTCTCAACCCGCCGGCCGGGTTCTGGAGGTTGTGGTTGAGGAATAACGACCAGTACAAGGTCCTGGCGGCCCGCCCCGTCGCCATCGCGGTGGCGGCGAAGCCCCGGCGGGTGGGGATCTACGTGGATTACGATGGCGGAGACGTCGCCTTCTACGACGCCACCAACCGAAGGCACCTCTACACCTACAGCGGGGCGTTCGCCGGCGCCCTCAGGCCGCTCTTCAGCCCCGGCTTGGCCCGGGGGGGCGCGAACGCCGAGCCCCTGGTGCTCTGCTGCAGTTTCGAGCCAAAATGA
- the LOC136000774 gene encoding zinc finger protein ZFP2-like encodes MTRPYLNKFSVREQTQTVPEPLHEVTLPEPPELPVPVPPPVWFPQFGSDEDEDDEDEGRGRPVLRVWTRRRRRWRSSSSSRSDDAWTSDTEDATSHEDDEDPPARRPRSGISLAYDHHKNHPARRSAPSRHDGRKPNGKYACVACGKSFSRASSLTRHQKVHVGDKPFTCPTCRRVFACGSALRDHQQTNSCRERPHKCHGCEKRFASAKSLQKHRKVHLENGAFRCPDCGKTLTSNAALVTHRRIHTGERPYGCPECGKRFMATKSLNKHRKRHADSGAFACPDCGKKLTSKSTLVIHRRIHTGERPYACPDCGKCFMATKSLSKHRKSHAEGAACPKRRENRPKRGENHPKSGENRPKSSAAAAGLRSRGGLPGETFSGGPSSKKRQKDQAVDKPHQCPHCGIRFTLHSTLVLHQKSHVGPRPYVCSDCGKGFRDATTLRRHQRIHTGEKPYECSYCHKSFRASSTLIIHRRIHTGEKPYKCTKCPKCFMSSSSLMKHLRTHLRKELLLGPSQ; translated from the exons ATGACGCGACcatatttgaataaattttCGGTTCGAGAACAAACGCAGACG GTGCCGGAGCCGCTGCACGAGGTCACGCTCCCCGAGCCCCCCGAGctccccgtccccgtcccccccccggTTTGGTTCCCCCAGTTCGGCAGCGACGAGGACGAGGACGATGAGGACGAAGGCCGAGGCCGACCCGTCCTCAGGGTGTGGACCAGGAGGAGGCGGCGCTGGAGAAGCTCCAGCTCCTCCCGCTCAG ATGACGCGTGGACGAGCGACACCGAGGACGCCACGTCCCACGAGGACGACGAAGACCCCCCGGCGAGGAGACCCCGAAGCGGCATCTCCTTGGCCTACGACCACCACAAGAACCACCCGGCGAGGAGGTCGGCGCCGTCCCGGCACGACGGGAGGAAACCCAACGGCAAATACGCCTGCGTCGCCTGCGGGAAGAGCTTCAGCCGCGCCTCGTCCCTCACCCGCCACCAGAAGGTCCACGTTGGGGACAAACCCTTCACCTGCCCCACCTGCCGCAGGGTTTTCGCTTGCGGCTCCGCCTTGAGGGACCACCAGCAGACCAACAGCTGCCGGGAGAGACCCCACAAGTGCCACGGCTGCGAGAAGCGTTTCGCCTCCGCCAAATCTCTCCAGAAGCACCGCAAG GTCCACCTGGAGAACGGGGCGTTCCGCTGCCCCGACTGCGGCAAGACCCTGACGTCCAACGCGGCGCTGGTGACCCACCGGAGGATCCACACCGGCGAGAGGCCCTACGGCTGCCCCGAATGCGGGAAGCGCTTCATGGCTACCAAGTCCCTCAACAAGCACCGCAAGAGGCACGCGGACAGCGGCGCCTTCGCCTGCCCGGACTGCGGCAAGAAACTCACGTCCAAGTCCACCTTGGTCATCCACCGGCGCATCCACACCGGCGAGAGACCCTACGCGTGTCCCGACTGCGGGAAATGCTTCATGGCCACCAAGTCGCTCAGCAAACACCGCAAGAGCCACGCGGAGGGCGCCGCCTGCCCCAAACGCAGGGAGAACCGCCCCAAACGCGGGGAGAACCACCCCAAAAGCGGGGAGAACCGCCCCAAAAGCtccgccgcggccgccggccTGCGGAGCCGCGGGGGCCTCCCCGGAGAGACGTTTTCGGGAGGTCCTTCGTCGAAGAAACGCCAGAAGGACCAAGCGGTGGACAAGccccaccagtgtccccactgCGGGATCCGCTTCACCCTCCACTCCACCTTGGTCCTCCACCAGAAGAGCCACGTGGGACCCCGTCCCTACGTCTGCTCCGACTGCGGGAAGGGTTTTCGGGACGCGACCACCTTGCGGAGACACCAGCGGATCCACACGGGCGAGAAACCCTACGAGTGCTCCTATTGCCACAAGAGTTTCCGGGCCAGCTCCACGCTCATCATCCACCGGCGGATCCACACGGGCGAAAAACCTTATAAGTGCACAAAATGCCCCAAATGCTTCATGTCCAGCTCGTCCCTCATGAAGCACCTGCGGACGCATCTCcgcaaggagctgctgctggggcccAGCCAGTGA